In one window of Nocardiopsis aegyptia DNA:
- a CDS encoding asparagine synthase-related protein, translating into MDAAIDRRPWADPSTLFHLTGGFDSGTVATRAAERHPGLFPTATLLIGGPGREQQIRRRAEIRDRVRFADPDLVIDATQYLPLSPDCPWVNGNVVNPTEEPLHRPFVEVARTIAAAGARTVVTGLGGDEMVALTQEEEPHQGLGEITDAQILPWVGPRARAVLEFSDDGIAPPALVNSMTLLSLETTAPPLLREGLWPMHPFADPAMVTLGEQLPFVWRELKRLQRRRMASLGMSDDVVYPAERESFAEVVEHALVTHAPKLFARMLAEGSVLFDEGLVDPDGLRTAAEQLAPGRYVEERDAKTLEVLSLHMSATAFLR; encoded by the coding sequence ATGGACGCGGCGATCGACCGGCGCCCCTGGGCGGACCCGAGCACGCTGTTCCACCTGACTGGTGGGTTCGACTCGGGCACCGTGGCCACCCGCGCGGCCGAACGCCATCCTGGCTTGTTTCCGACGGCTACCCTGCTCATCGGCGGTCCGGGGCGTGAGCAGCAGATCCGGCGCCGTGCCGAGATCCGCGACCGTGTCCGCTTCGCCGACCCGGACCTCGTGATCGACGCCACGCAGTACCTCCCCCTCTCGCCCGACTGCCCCTGGGTCAACGGCAATGTGGTCAACCCCACCGAGGAGCCCCTGCACCGGCCCTTCGTGGAGGTGGCCCGGACGATTGCCGCGGCTGGCGCCCGCACCGTTGTGACCGGCCTGGGCGGAGACGAGATGGTGGCCCTCACACAGGAGGAAGAACCCCACCAGGGGCTCGGCGAGATCACCGACGCCCAGATCCTGCCTTGGGTCGGCCCGCGCGCCCGCGCGGTGCTGGAGTTCTCCGACGACGGGATCGCACCCCCGGCGCTCGTCAACTCCATGACGTTGTTGTCGCTGGAGACGACCGCGCCGCCCCTTCTCCGGGAAGGGTTGTGGCCGATGCACCCGTTCGCCGACCCGGCCATGGTCACGTTGGGTGAACAGCTTCCGTTCGTGTGGCGCGAACTCAAACGGCTGCAACGGCGCCGCATGGCCTCGCTCGGTATGAGTGACGACGTGGTCTACCCGGCGGAGCGGGAGAGCTTCGCGGAGGTCGTAGAGCACGCGCTGGTCACTCACGCACCCAAGCTGTTCGCTCGTATGCTGGCCGAGGGGTCGGTGCTGTTCGACGAGGGCCTGGTGGACCCAGACGGGCTGCGTACCGCCGCCGAACAACTGGCGCCCGGGCGCTATGTCGAGGAGCGCGACGCGAAGACCCTGGAAGTCCTGAGCCTGCACATGAGCGCCACGGCATTCCTGCGTTGA
- a CDS encoding GNAT family N-acetyltransferase, which translates to MFTMRLAAESDAPGVASMINARCAWMEQRGLESWREDVDDLAGQAGGGSMWVLQTQGRIVGCTTVMTEAPPKDWTPEEAAEPALYLFTTITDPAYREHKPGTLIALWAVDRAARMDRAWVRRGCFFPKLVEYYETQGFSLVKEQDRSAGHLYLLARRAERLDLGVLGMAR; encoded by the coding sequence ATGTTCACCATGCGTCTCGCCGCTGAGTCCGACGCCCCCGGCGTCGCGTCGATGATCAACGCGCGCTGCGCATGGATGGAACAGCGAGGCCTGGAGTCCTGGCGTGAGGACGTCGATGATCTCGCGGGGCAGGCCGGCGGCGGTTCCATGTGGGTGCTCCAGACCCAGGGCCGCATCGTCGGGTGCACCACGGTCATGACCGAGGCGCCACCGAAGGACTGGACCCCCGAGGAAGCCGCCGAGCCCGCGCTATACCTGTTCACGACCATCACCGACCCCGCCTACCGGGAGCACAAGCCGGGAACGTTGATCGCCTTGTGGGCGGTGGACCGGGCGGCGCGGATGGACCGCGCGTGGGTGCGCAGGGGGTGCTTCTTCCCGAAGCTGGTCGAGTACTACGAGACCCAGGGGTTCTCGTTGGTCAAGGAACAGGACCGGAGCGCGGGACACCTGTACCTGCTCGCGCGTCGCGCGGAGCGTCTCGATCTTGGAGTACTGGGGATGGCAAGATGA
- a CDS encoding response regulator, which yields MSPHPPSPAPFPATDAPAPVDIPQTRPIRVLVVDDHALFRRGLVSVLDDEEGIDVVSEAGDGEEAVRLATELRPDVVLMDVMMPHSSGIDACPRIREAVPHAKFVMLTMSDEESDLFDALKAGATGYLLKEISVTEVPRAVRTIAEGQSFINSAMATKLIGEFAELAKQESSPPSRPAMPDLTPRETEVLKLLARSLNNREIGERLFITENTVKNHVRNILDKLQVHSRTEAAIYAVRAEYVKN from the coding sequence GTGAGCCCGCACCCCCCGAGTCCCGCCCCCTTCCCGGCCACGGACGCCCCCGCACCCGTCGACATCCCGCAGACCCGGCCGATCCGCGTCCTGGTGGTGGACGACCACGCCCTCTTCCGGCGCGGGCTGGTCTCCGTCCTGGACGATGAGGAGGGCATCGACGTCGTCAGCGAGGCCGGCGACGGGGAGGAGGCGGTCCGCCTGGCCACCGAGCTGCGGCCCGACGTCGTCCTCATGGACGTGATGATGCCGCACTCCAGCGGCATCGACGCCTGCCCGCGCATCCGCGAGGCGGTACCGCACGCCAAGTTCGTCATGCTGACGATGAGCGACGAGGAGTCCGACCTCTTCGACGCCCTCAAGGCGGGCGCGACCGGCTACCTGCTCAAGGAGATCTCGGTGACCGAGGTGCCCCGCGCGGTGCGCACCATCGCCGAAGGGCAGTCCTTCATCAACTCGGCCATGGCCACCAAGCTCATCGGCGAGTTCGCCGAACTCGCCAAGCAGGAGAGCTCCCCGCCCAGCCGCCCGGCCATGCCCGACCTCACCCCCCGCGAGACCGAGGTGCTCAAGCTCCTCGCCCGCTCGCTGAACAACCGGGAGATCGGCGAGCGCCTGTTCATCACCGAGAACACCGTGAAGAACCACGTGCGCAACATCCTGGACAAGCTCCAGGTGCACTCGCGCACCGAGGCCGCCATCTACGCGGTCCGGGCGGAGTACGTCAAGAACTGA
- a CDS encoding alpha/beta fold hydrolase, with protein sequence MATTSTTSTPAWRDGDEYTVPVPGGDLAVTRWDAPADPPSPTPVLAVHGITANGHAFARLAAELAARGGPPLIAPDLRGRGRSPLPGPHGLGAHADDLVAVLDAAGIERTVLVGHSMGAFVSCLTAVRHPDRVAGLLLVDGGHGLPLPPATHRRPAVRSARGRATALNGEPSAPASSRDTDIDAVLGPAMARLRMTFEGPDDYRGFWQRHPAFTGRWNTWVDHYVLRDLVGTPPHTRSACDEEAVRVDGAQVLADPEVLGAVHRLPCPARLLWTARGLMDESPGLYTPERLAGLPDDLVTVELPDDNHYSPLFSSTAALLAEQVHALAEQTVQVQGEL encoded by the coding sequence ATGGCCACCACGTCCACCACGTCCACCCCGGCCTGGCGCGACGGTGACGAGTACACCGTCCCCGTCCCCGGCGGCGACCTCGCCGTCACCCGGTGGGACGCACCCGCGGATCCGCCGTCGCCGACTCCCGTCCTCGCCGTCCACGGCATCACCGCCAACGGCCACGCCTTCGCCCGCCTCGCCGCCGAACTCGCCGCCCGCGGCGGACCGCCGCTCATCGCCCCCGACCTGCGCGGCCGGGGCCGCTCCCCCCTCCCCGGCCCCCACGGGCTCGGTGCCCACGCCGACGACCTCGTCGCCGTCCTGGACGCCGCCGGAATCGAGCGCACGGTCCTGGTCGGCCATTCCATGGGCGCGTTCGTCTCCTGCCTGACCGCCGTCCGCCACCCCGACCGCGTCGCCGGCCTCCTCCTGGTCGACGGCGGCCACGGGCTCCCGCTCCCACCCGCCACCCACCGTCGCCCTGCAGTGCGCTCCGCGCGGGGACGGGCTACCGCCCTCAACGGAGAGCCTTCGGCTCCAGCCTCTTCACGCGACACCGACATCGACGCCGTCCTCGGCCCGGCCATGGCGCGCCTGCGGATGACCTTCGAGGGGCCCGACGACTACCGCGGCTTCTGGCAGCGCCACCCCGCCTTCACCGGTCGCTGGAACACCTGGGTGGACCACTACGTCCTGCGCGACCTCGTCGGCACGCCGCCGCACACCCGCTCGGCCTGCGACGAGGAGGCCGTCCGCGTGGACGGCGCCCAGGTCCTCGCCGACCCCGAGGTCCTCGGCGCCGTGCACCGCCTGCCCTGCCCGGCGCGCCTGCTGTGGACGGCGCGCGGGCTCATGGACGAGTCACCCGGCCTCTACACGCCGGAGCGCCTCGCCGGACTCCCCGACGACCTGGTCACCGTGGAACTGCCCGACGACAACCACTACAGCCCGCTGTTCTCCTCAACCGCCGCCCTGCTCGCCGAGCAGGTCCACGCCCTGGCCGAGCAGACCGTGCAGGTGCAGGGCGAGCTGTAG
- a CDS encoding helix-turn-helix domain-containing protein, producing the protein MERELNTIPAPQGDPDDQAFFLDLLLRDAPPVEYERPVLRARAEGADPDVVAALENAKLTALRVRSVLRDRQRRESELSALFETANDLAGMRSLDRVLQAIVERARHLLNCDVSYLTLSDPEAGGTYMRVTSGSVSASFQRLRLASGKGLGGLVATTALPYVTANYFADPRFEHTENIDHAVREEGLVAILGVPLKMNGRDVGVLFAANRSERPFAHSEVALLSSLATHAAIAIDSANLIDDTRRALDELHTVNERLQRHTASVERSAAAHDRLADLVLRGGGVREVAAAIAEVLGGSVLIHDQTSDVSVSATPEGTVVEDRHHGGAGPLPEEELVEAVRTALSSGRAVRAGEAWVASATAGSESLGTLVLHGAALDETDQRVLERAAMVTALLLLIRRSVSETEHRVRGDLLNELLEVPARDPESLRQRAAPLHADLDAPYVLVVAEAPGADPARLRSAATHVAETTGGLAGHRSGRLVLALPGEDPAEAGRRVVGELSAAANGPVTAGLAGPTDGPGSFLSAFAEASRCLQTLRALGRDGDVATTDDLGFPGLLLSQDRDVPGFVSATLGPLLEYDAKRGTLLVETLGAYFAAGGNLSRAKDDLHIHVNTVAQRLERIGQLIGTDWQRPDRALELQLALHLHGLLGQGVDLLGEQGGG; encoded by the coding sequence ATGGAGCGCGAGCTGAACACGATCCCCGCCCCGCAGGGCGACCCGGACGACCAGGCGTTCTTCCTCGACCTGCTGCTCCGGGACGCGCCGCCGGTGGAGTACGAGCGCCCGGTGCTGCGTGCGCGCGCGGAGGGCGCCGACCCGGACGTCGTGGCGGCGCTGGAGAACGCGAAGCTGACCGCCCTGCGGGTGCGGTCGGTGCTGCGCGACCGCCAGCGCCGCGAGTCGGAGCTGAGCGCGCTGTTCGAGACCGCGAACGACCTGGCGGGCATGCGCAGCCTGGACCGGGTGCTCCAGGCGATCGTGGAGCGGGCCCGGCACCTGCTCAACTGCGACGTCTCCTATCTGACGCTGAGCGACCCGGAGGCGGGCGGCACGTACATGCGGGTGACGTCGGGGTCGGTGTCGGCGTCCTTCCAGCGGCTGCGCCTGGCCTCGGGCAAGGGGCTGGGCGGTCTGGTCGCGACGACGGCGCTGCCCTACGTGACGGCGAACTACTTCGCCGATCCCCGGTTCGAGCACACCGAGAACATCGACCACGCCGTCCGCGAGGAGGGGCTGGTCGCCATCCTGGGCGTGCCGCTGAAGATGAACGGCCGCGACGTGGGCGTGCTGTTCGCCGCGAACCGCAGCGAGCGCCCCTTCGCCCACTCGGAGGTGGCGCTGTTGTCGTCGCTGGCCACGCACGCGGCCATCGCGATCGACAGCGCGAACCTCATCGACGACACCCGCCGGGCCCTGGACGAGCTGCACACCGTCAACGAGCGGCTGCAACGGCACACGGCGTCGGTGGAGCGGTCGGCGGCGGCGCACGACCGGCTGGCCGACCTGGTGCTGCGGGGCGGCGGTGTGCGCGAGGTCGCGGCGGCGATCGCGGAGGTGCTGGGCGGCTCCGTGCTGATCCACGACCAGACCTCCGACGTGTCGGTGAGCGCCACCCCCGAGGGCACGGTCGTCGAGGACCGCCACCACGGCGGGGCGGGGCCGCTGCCGGAGGAGGAGCTGGTCGAGGCGGTGCGCACCGCCCTGTCGAGCGGGCGCGCGGTCCGGGCGGGGGAGGCGTGGGTGGCGTCGGCGACGGCGGGCAGCGAGTCGCTGGGCACGCTGGTGCTGCACGGGGCGGCGCTGGACGAGACCGACCAGCGGGTCCTGGAGCGGGCCGCGATGGTGACGGCCCTGCTGCTGCTCATCCGCCGGTCGGTGAGCGAGACCGAGCACCGGGTGCGCGGTGACCTGCTCAACGAGCTGTTGGAGGTCCCCGCGCGGGATCCGGAGTCGCTGCGCCAGCGCGCGGCGCCGCTGCACGCCGACCTGGACGCGCCCTACGTGCTGGTGGTGGCGGAGGCGCCCGGAGCCGATCCGGCGCGCCTGCGCTCGGCGGCCACGCACGTGGCCGAGACGACGGGCGGGCTGGCCGGGCACCGGTCGGGTCGCCTGGTGCTGGCGCTGCCGGGTGAGGATCCCGCCGAGGCGGGGCGCCGGGTGGTCGGCGAGCTGTCGGCGGCGGCCAACGGGCCGGTGACCGCGGGGCTGGCGGGGCCCACGGACGGCCCGGGGTCGTTCCTGTCGGCGTTCGCGGAGGCGTCGCGCTGTCTGCAGACCCTGCGGGCCCTGGGCCGTGACGGCGATGTCGCCACCACCGACGACCTGGGGTTCCCGGGGCTGCTGCTCAGCCAGGACCGGGATGTGCCGGGGTTCGTGTCGGCGACGCTGGGGCCGCTGCTGGAGTACGACGCCAAGCGGGGCACGCTGCTCGTGGAGACGCTGGGGGCCTACTTCGCGGCCGGGGGCAACCTGTCGCGCGCCAAGGACGACCTGCACATCCACGTGAACACGGTGGCGCAGCGCCTGGAGCGGATCGGGCAGCTCATCGGGACGGACTGGCAGCGCCCCGACCGCGCGCTGGAGCTACAGCTCGCCCTGCACCTGCACGGTCTGCTCGGCCAGGGCGTGGACCTGCTCGGCGAGCAGGGCGGCGGTTGA
- a CDS encoding 3-hydroxybutyrate dehydrogenase, protein MTTHEYPPGAPGRIPPPPAASPSVAQRTAWVDLTGRTALVTGAARGIGRACALRLAAAGADVRLADLDGPGLRALADQGVGEPLEIDLSDLDAAEEAGRGADIVVNNAGVQTVAPVQDFPPERFSLILRLMVEAPFRVVRGALPHMYERGWGRVVNLSSVHGLRASPFKSAYVTAKHGLEGFSKVVALEGAEHGVTSNCVNPGYVRTALVERQIADQARAHGVPEDEVLAEVLLARTPMKRLIEPEEVAELVVYLCSADASFVNGASLAVDGGWSAS, encoded by the coding sequence ATGACGACGCACGAGTACCCGCCGGGCGCGCCTGGCCGGATCCCCCCGCCGCCCGCCGCCTCCCCCTCGGTCGCCCAGCGCACCGCCTGGGTCGACCTGACGGGCCGGACCGCCCTGGTCACCGGGGCGGCGCGCGGAATCGGCCGGGCGTGCGCGCTGCGCCTGGCCGCGGCGGGGGCCGACGTCCGGCTGGCCGACCTCGACGGGCCCGGCCTGCGCGCGCTGGCCGACCAGGGCGTCGGCGAACCCCTGGAGATCGACCTGTCCGACCTCGACGCCGCCGAGGAGGCCGGGCGCGGCGCCGACATCGTGGTCAACAACGCGGGTGTGCAGACGGTCGCTCCCGTCCAGGACTTCCCGCCCGAGCGCTTCTCCCTCATCCTCCGACTGATGGTCGAGGCGCCGTTCCGCGTGGTCCGCGGCGCCCTGCCGCACATGTACGAGCGCGGGTGGGGCCGCGTCGTCAACCTCTCCTCCGTGCACGGGCTACGCGCGTCGCCGTTCAAGTCGGCCTACGTGACCGCCAAGCACGGGTTGGAGGGCTTCTCCAAGGTGGTCGCGCTGGAGGGCGCCGAACACGGGGTCACGTCGAACTGTGTGAACCCCGGCTATGTGCGCACCGCCCTGGTGGAGCGCCAGATCGCCGACCAGGCGCGGGCGCACGGCGTCCCCGAGGACGAGGTCCTGGCCGAGGTCCTGCTGGCCCGCACCCCGATGAAGAGGCTGATCGAACCGGAGGAGGTCGCCGAGCTGGTGGTCTACCTTTGCAGTGCCGACGCGTCGTTCGTCAACGGTGCGTCGCTGGCCGTCGACGGAGGATGGAGCGCGAGCTGA
- a CDS encoding extracellular catalytic domain type 1 short-chain-length polyhydroxyalkanoate depolymerase: MHPPTPTLRRLAVVLTALTAVVATVAAVLLTAAPRASAATLTPVSSFGTNPGNLGMYTYVPDGLPDGAPLVVLLHGCTQSAADYHANSGWAEYADSDGFALVYAEQKSANNANACFNWFEPGDVARDSGEARSVRSMVEHAVAAEGLDADRVHVSGLSAGGAMAGELLAAYPDLFAGGSIVAGIPVGCADGMVDAFTCMNPGKTRTPEQWGDAVRAKNPGWSGPLPRVAVWHGTADYTVAPANGAASVSQWTNAHGLDGAADATEQLPGGTTADYHGGTAATADVAHFRVSGMGHGTPVDPGQGCGTAGAYFLDAVCSTGYTVDFWGLGEVTDPDPTGDPDPTPSPTEDPEPGECVKSSNYDHVRAGRAVQRSGLTYAVGSDDPLGLWNVFVTTALTETSPGYWEHTPGAC; encoded by the coding sequence TTGCACCCCCCGACTCCGACCCTCCGACGGCTCGCCGTCGTCCTCACCGCCCTGACCGCCGTCGTCGCGACGGTCGCGGCCGTCCTGCTCACCGCCGCCCCACGGGCATCGGCGGCCACACTCACCCCCGTCAGCTCGTTCGGCACCAACCCCGGCAACCTCGGCATGTACACCTACGTCCCCGACGGGCTGCCCGACGGCGCGCCGCTCGTCGTCCTCCTGCACGGCTGCACGCAGAGCGCGGCCGACTACCACGCGAACTCCGGCTGGGCCGAGTACGCCGACAGCGACGGCTTCGCGCTCGTCTACGCCGAGCAGAAGTCCGCCAACAACGCCAACGCCTGCTTCAACTGGTTCGAGCCGGGCGACGTGGCCCGCGACTCCGGCGAGGCCCGGTCGGTGCGCTCCATGGTGGAGCACGCCGTCGCCGCCGAAGGCCTGGACGCCGACCGCGTCCACGTGTCCGGGCTCTCCGCCGGCGGCGCCATGGCCGGTGAACTCCTCGCCGCCTACCCCGACCTCTTCGCCGGCGGCAGCATCGTGGCGGGCATCCCGGTCGGCTGCGCGGACGGCATGGTCGACGCCTTCACCTGCATGAACCCGGGCAAGACCAGGACGCCGGAGCAGTGGGGCGACGCCGTGCGGGCCAAGAACCCCGGATGGAGCGGGCCCCTCCCCCGCGTCGCCGTCTGGCACGGCACCGCGGACTACACGGTCGCCCCGGCCAACGGCGCCGCGAGCGTGAGCCAGTGGACGAACGCGCACGGGCTGGACGGCGCCGCCGACGCCACCGAGCAGCTGCCCGGCGGGACCACCGCCGACTACCACGGCGGCACGGCGGCCACGGCGGACGTGGCGCACTTCCGGGTGTCCGGCATGGGGCACGGGACGCCCGTGGACCCTGGGCAGGGCTGCGGAACGGCCGGGGCCTACTTCCTGGACGCCGTCTGCTCCACCGGGTACACGGTCGACTTCTGGGGGCTGGGCGAGGTCACCGACCCCGACCCCACCGGCGATCCGGACCCCACGCCGAGCCCGACCGAGGACCCCGAGCCCGGTGAGTGCGTGAAGTCGAGCAACTACGACCACGTGCGCGCGGGCCGGGCGGTCCAGCGCTCGGGCCTCACCTACGCGGTCGGTTCCGACGACCCCCTCGGCCTGTGGAACGTCTTCGTCACCACCGCGCTGACCGAGACCTCGCCCGGCTACTGGGAGCACACGCCCGGCGCCTGCTGA
- a CDS encoding MarR family winged helix-turn-helix transcriptional regulator, producing MSEQAPTPGGDFPLPPVDEQMCFALYAASRAVTNLYRPLLERMNLTYPQYLVMMLLWERRDCPVKDIGAVLQLDYGTLTPLLKRLETRGLVNRDRDPGDERSVRVTLTEEGVRLRELAEGVPEAVGEVIALPSDEFEATRLSLRRLTENVLAGEARLPGQG from the coding sequence ATGTCCGAGCAAGCTCCCACCCCTGGCGGAGACTTCCCTCTCCCACCCGTCGACGAGCAGATGTGCTTCGCGCTGTACGCCGCGTCGCGTGCCGTCACGAACCTCTATCGTCCGCTCCTGGAGCGGATGAATCTGACGTATCCCCAGTATCTGGTGATGATGCTCCTGTGGGAGCGGCGGGACTGCCCGGTCAAGGACATCGGTGCGGTCCTCCAGCTCGACTACGGCACGCTCACCCCGCTGCTCAAACGGCTGGAGACCAGGGGCCTGGTCAACCGCGACCGCGATCCGGGGGACGAGCGCTCGGTCCGGGTCACGCTCACCGAGGAGGGCGTCAGGCTGCGGGAGCTCGCGGAGGGCGTTCCCGAGGCGGTGGGCGAGGTCATCGCCCTGCCCTCGGACGAGTTCGAGGCCACCCGGCTGTCCCTGCGCCGCCTCACCGAGAACGTGCTCGCCGGTGAGGCCCGCCTGCCCGGTCAGGGCTGA